One window of the Solanum stenotomum isolate F172 chromosome 11, ASM1918654v1, whole genome shotgun sequence genome contains the following:
- the LOC125845135 gene encoding bi-functional coumaroyl CoA and feruloyl CoA ortho-hydroxylase F6H2-2-1-like: MPSSKFEPNDDIFDFVIKKANGLKGIVDTGLEIIPNQCIQPKEQRLDKSQIDNQESIPTIDLSNFDDLNVEKSIQEAASKWGFFQIINHGIPIEVLEDLKEAGHKFFELPAEEKVKYYKENAGADESVLLYWSAIGDKDEKVLEWRDSIKHGCNPQNDNNLWPPQTRNQVLEYQKWAKPLAKKLLEVLLKGLNVNEIDESLEPLLMGTMAININYYPPCPNPSITIGCRRHCDVSCITLLLQDDTGGLYVRGTKGDNWIHVNSIKGALAVNIGDSLQIMSNNRYKSIEHCAAVDSSRARISVPLFVNPSLDSVIGPFPQILKDGEKPVYKHVLFSDYWDYFFSKRPSGKASLDFSKI; encoded by the exons ATGCCTTCTTCAAAATTTGAACCAAATGATGacatatttgattttgtaatcAAGAAAGCAAATGGACTAAAAGGCATAGTAGACACGGGCCTTGAAATTATCCCAAATCAATGCATTCAACCAAAAGAGCAAAGACTAGACAAATCCCAAATTGACAATCAAGAATCAATCCCCACAATTGATCTGtcaaattttgatgatttaaatgttgaaaaatcaattcaagaagCAGCAAGCAAATGGGGTTTCTTCCAAATCATCAATCATGGGATCCCAATTGAAGTTCTCGAAGATTTGAAAGAAGCAGGACACAAATTCTTTGAATTGCCAGCTGAAGAAAAAGTTAAGTATTATAAAGAAAATGCTGGTGCTGATGAATCTGTGTTGTTGTATTGGAGTGCTATTGGTGATAAAGATGAGAAAGTTTTGGAGTGGAGGGATAGTATAAAACATGGTTGTAATCCACAAAATGATAACAACCTTTGGCCTCCTCAAACAAG GAACCAAGTCTTGGAGTATCAAAAGTGGGCTAAGCCACTTGCTAAAAAGCTGTTAGAGGTGCTATTGAAGGGTCTCAATGTCAATGAAATTGATGAATCTTTAGAACCTCTCTTGATGGGAACTATGGCTATAAACATAAACTACTATCCACCATGCCCAAATCCAAGTATCACCATTGGTTGTCGCCGACACTGCGATGTGTCCTGTATCACTCTGCTCCTCCAGGACGACACAGGAGGCCTATATGTCCGAGGGACTAAAGGCGATAATTGGATCCACGTAAATTCAATCAAAGGCGCCTTAGCGGTTAACATAGGTGACTCGTTGCAGATTATGAGCAACAATCGATACAAGAGTATCGAGCATTGTGCAGCAGTTGATTCAAGCAGGGCTCGAATATCCGTACCACTATTTGTGAATCCTAGCCTTGATAGTGTTATTGGTCCATTCCCACAAATTCTGAAAGATGGAGAAAAACCAGTGTACAAACATGTCTTGTTTTCTGATTATTGGGATTATTTCTTCAGCAAGAGGCCTTCTGGTAAAGCATCACtagatttttctaaaatttga